TCCAAGAACTATAAATCAAACCGCGAAGAAAGTCCAAACCCTTAACTACCCAATTAATTTCTCTAAACCGCTCTCAGTTTTGGCAACAAATCACAATATTGATCTTGCCTGGTCCATTTCCTCTCAACATCAAAACAAGCTACGAAAATAATTCTCATTAAGAATCAGTTTActaacttaaaattttattgtgggAACTCAGGAAAgctgttaaagacatttcaatgTGCCATTTTATGGTTCGCGAGGCTGAAATGGCTATATCATAGGGATAATTTGAAGGGTGACGTCATTTTATAGCCTCGTTAATTATACGGCCTCTTTTTGACGGGGTGCGAAGAAATAATAAAGGAATTGGTGGTCCGAAGTGCTATTAATGGGTCCTGAAGTTTTATCGGAGTTTCAAATGTTCTGGTGTCATATTTTtgggaattttatttttgatcttGTTCGTGTATGAAAAAGTCGTCTTAAAGTACTTCATGTGACAGGTTTTCAAAGCGTGGCTATGTACCAGCTCATAGACTGACCAatcaaaatacctacatatgatATGATGAGACTACTTGCATTGGTTATTCGAAAACTGTTTTTCTTCAAATTACCACTGGTATAGACGCTTTCATGTTCATACTTgttgatgataaataaattattgttttcctGAATTAAAATTGTTACCGTCTGCCTAACCTAATGAAAAAATCCAATATTAGAAAAGGGCACTCACCTCAAGTCCAAAACACTCAAAAAAACGTAATTTcactaacaaattaatttagcaAAGTCAAAGTCACTACAACATTAACATATGTAAACGGCAACACAGGTTATACTGAAACTAAACATCTAGATTATGTTTGAGTTTCTTAGATAAGATAGGATGAATCTTGTCATATACATCGATATGTCTTGATCATGACTTTGTACATAACACTTGAGGAAATACTTCAAGGGGCTTATTTTCTCTTAgatatatcaataatcaataacCTAGTACAATGATGACTCATTTTTTGGTCACTACGTCATATTTTAGCAACCAAAAGTCCTACGCAACCTAAATCTTTGAGTTTCTAAATTATTACCATGATCTTGTTACAGCCTGGTCAGCTGGTTAGTGACACTCCAATGGTCCACATGGGGAGCGGAACCTAGGCAGCAGAGGTGGTTACAGCAGAAAAGACTGTCCTGCTAATACTGTAACCACTCCCGCTGCCTACGTCAAGCTCCCCACGAGAACCATGATAGTGTCACTAACGACCtgaccatcatcatcatcatcaatggccttttaacatctataaaagatgaATTAAGCTTCATCCGTGTCAAGTTGCTTCGTTTTGGTACTTGCGCTGATGGCTAACAAGGCTATCTAACTATAggtactcatcatcatcatcatcatcatcagcctatcgcagtgcactgctggacataggcctctccaagtgcacgccactgagatctattttcggcttctcgcatccagctcctgccagccgtcttgcgcaagtcatcactccaccgtgcctgaggtaCTAACTATACTAAACCGTTGGTGTAGTGGTCGTCAGAATTCTAGTTTCGATTCCGGGCTAAAAGTTTATGGGAACAAACACATCGAAGAAAAAATCCAAAATTCTAGGGAGTCAAAACTGGAaggataggtacctattttcaaAAAGACTGGACAACTTTTCTTAATAAAGGTCAATAAACTCTTTGTAGGTTGAAGTTGTACGACTGTTCTGATTCATAAATGGAGAGGTCAGACAAACGTTCTAATCAAATACTACACttaggtaaattaaaaaataaatataatatgaataagGAAAAGTGGCTattatagttaccggcacggatattgagctctcggcggaagagtggggatcgctttgcgcactgtaggtacacataaggcaataaaccaataaatcgcttctgcgcaggtgaaggtcggggctcaatatccgtgccgataactatacgtaAGTAATTTGATAAGTATGGCGAAGATGAATGAAAAAGTATTGTGAACGACTTTCGACTCTAATTTGTTAAAATTTAAATGGTCGCTATACCGACTTGCTTCTAACTCTGACCACTCATTGAAAGCATGATTTATATAAAGTAGCGAGTGTTCTAATTCTTGTCAATCAAGTTGTAATTTCATCTTCCAGGATTTGTCTCTACGGCCCAGtcaggggctcgattctcctaagttaataatgtcacaatcgaatagaaatcgggcattctgctactaatataagaccaatcgtattccaacgacattcgattagtttgcgattggtctgctattttggtgattttggtctatacggtagtttgctctacaatcatattgcaatagttaaacaaaatgattcattattgaaagacagaaaaggataaaaacgtttatttcaaagaaaaaatagcggaatgccacatacgtttcaatcgtaatcgagtcgggattggatcgcagtcgaacgtgaatcgtatgttgcttaagtaaaattaggagaatcgggccccagtaggtaggtattgttcATACATAGTTTCATCATAATTTGTAATGTGTGTGTAACATAGGGTGCGCCTTCTCAGTTTTATTCAGTTTGAGTTACGTAGCAtacctaacattttttttaaataatctgtAGTTTGGCATAACAACACAAGGAAAATGTTGATGGAGAGTAATTTGTGCAGAATCATTCTAATTCATAGACCAACACAAATGGCGTCTCAGGACTTACATAAAACCTTGATTAATATCCTCGTTGCGTGCGAGTTTTGATTAGGTGTTCGCGGTTTGCGCAATCGTCCAATAAGtgacatataatttttaaatacaggCATACATTACCTATCATGCCTTCGCCACATGCAATGCTCCTCATtctcattaatttttattacaattaaaatccAAGGCCTTTTCCATAATAGATCACGTATTTCAAATAAAGATAATGCTAACGATTTTACTGTTAATACCCACGTAACTAAGTACAtagaaaagtaataatttaggtAACTGCTACAGTTTACCAGCTGAGAACCTCTAAAACGTGTCTAGAACCtagtattatttttgtcatatgAATGCACCGTGCTAACCAGAGTACAAGTGCAACCTGCCTTGTTTTTAAATCCATATTATTCGAAACATTGCAACggctaataattaattttacaactCTACGAAAGGATCTTTCCCTTAGGTAGATAAATCTACAATGTAATCAAATGTTTacgaaaatacataattattaaaacactttctaaaaataaataaatcaatattgccTTTATCAACTTGGCAACACTACACTCACCCGCTGCATCTGTCAAATGTGTCAAAGAAAAGTGACATGCGGTTCGTAGATTTCAGTatgaactattttatttttcaaattatttgtgtttaaacattaaaatttcataTGTAATGTCGTTATTCGATAACGCTGTTTTCAATTCCACCCTTTACGAGGCTCTGTATCTTCAAATAGGGGATACTTTGTCGTTCGCAAGGGATTTCTTTGATTCGTGCGTATCATCGTTGACGATTGAAAGTATTCCTAAATCTATCGTTAATTTCACTGAACTATCGTTCTACGACGAGCTAGCGGAGGTATTTTACTTCAACGAGTTCCAATTTCTGTTGTTAAAGACGTTTTTCCTGATTCTATTGTTTACattgttattgatttttatttcgtggcgaGTGTACGGGAATCGTATCTCCGAAAGGTTCATGAAACCAGGTGAGTCATTTTTATCACTTGTTTTTGTCATCCGTCATATTCTTTATAGTTTACGTAATGCACAAAAGGTGTATAAACCTCCTGCAGCTTGTAAATACAGAAACTGCATTGTTTTTAAGGTGACCTACCTTCTTGCTAATAGTTTGTGTTATCTGTGCAAATGATTATTTAAGTGTTGATTATTAAAGTGAGAAAGCCTTTATCTTTTAGTCTATTAGTGcattttgtaaatactaaaCAAGAAACAGTAAGTTATCCTCTGCTTACATCATAGTGGAGACAAATTAGTAGGTTTGTGTCTATTGTTTTCCTTGTTATTTGTACTTAAAACATAGCTAATGTGGCTTTATGTTGTAAAAAATACTGGTCCCCGAATTTCCTCTGATATACTTGTctgtataatatttaatactagcttttgcccgcggcttcgctcccgtcaactgacttctctactttacccaatttttttttcataagaaccttctcctgacaataacaaacacaacaaaaaaagaattagccaaattggtccaggcgttgttgagttatgcgcttaccaacacattttgcgattcatttttatattatagattggGATGTTTTATGCCCACCTACAGATTAACAAAATAAGTTTTACATCATATTTTTACAGTTAATATCTCTATAATAACATAGTAAATGGCATGTCTTaaacaacaaacattttattattgtatgttcCGACAAATATCAATAGGTAACCTAGATCAAATTATTGAGTACTTACCATTGTTGCCTGAAAGTGTCGTAGAATGATGTCATTTACAGGCGAGTCATAAACAATTAACTACAGAATTACATTAAAACTACAGCCTATTACGTTATTGTATAAATGCAAAATGTGGAAATAACTGTTAAAATTACACCTGTACAGTctctaaaaaaacttaaataaaataaaaaaatctctttttgtATAAGTTACTCATCACATTACtattgtttttaaccgacttccgaaaaaggaggaggttcttaattcggccggtatgtttttttttgttttttctatgtatgtacatcgattacgccgaggttttttgggccgatttacgtgattctttttttgatcgacgcggaatagctgcctgttggtcccatagtcgtcatgtcaggatctgatgatggaaaccctgagaaatcgagggcaaccttcgaaagttgtaggcatatatAGGGTAAAAatttgacactcaggtgtatgcctaaaagcactatacaacagtgaaggtttggagctgacctgatgatggagaccagagagggtcgaaggaactcgacaactgaatatgtaaactacctcgtgtttgggcttatattatttgtattgacgagacctttgaaacagtgaaggtttggagctgacctgataatggagaccagagaaggttgagggaactcgacaacttaatatgtaaaatacctcgtatttggtcTTATATTCtgtgtattgatgagaactttccacttatatagatagtgacaactattcgtatcactgaaaagctgtaaataaaaaacttttttacaaaaaaaattaaccatcttccaaaaacactaaaaagcaaaaaataataataataattttaggtgcatcggcctagaagtcagtgccaaaattaacttagttacatccattagacaccgactttagttttttttttttttagtgttttaaGAAGTTGGTGTTTAATTTTTAGAATATATAGTTAGAATTTATTAAGCTTCTAGTGAATAATGCCCCATGTCCCATAATTCTAAAAGCTATTTTTTTCTACAGCAACATCAGCCACAATAGAGCAACTGAAAGAAAGTGTGTCCAAACTAAAACTTCCTAAAGAGCACACTCCAAGAATCTAAACAAGATGGCCGATCGAATAAAgaaattctttcaaaaaaagaaGGTTGATGCCAAATTCAAAATGGCGGGGCCTGGCCATAAATTGAGCGAGTCTACATTAAGTAGTCAGAGTTCTAATGTGTCCAAGAAGGATGCACCTGTAAAGAGGTCGGGATTGTCGGAAGAAAGTAAGGTGGCTGCGGAAGCTGCTTTGCAGAGGTTGCAGTCGAAGAGGGAAAATCCATCTTTTAATACTTCTTTGGCTGCTATACAGGTAGGTTTGAGGTATAAATAGCAATATCATGTTTCATTTGCTCACTGCTGGACGAAATCTTGTAAAGCGGGCTTTGTCAAgtcagttttaatatttttctcctGATGTTTCATTTTATAGAAGTTGTTTTAAAACAACATAAATGAAGCATTTTCATGGATGTATTAACATCAAGAAATTGGAAATCATGATGAATAAAATTGCATCACACATAATGCAAAAGAAAGTTTTAAACTGAGATAAAAGTGTATACCTACAGTTCTTAATACATTGATTGATTTATCTACTTCTAGATAATAGGTACCCATGATAACATAACCTTACAAATTCcttgcattaaaaaaatattacataatttactaCATTTTCAGGCACAAGTAAAGAAGGAGTTAGAAAACGAGCGAGCCAACGAGGCGGCTGCAGCGTCGGCTTCGAAAGCACCACCATCAGAACAACCGAGACGGGAGACGGTTGAAGACTTGCCTAGGAACTATGCAGCCAGTGGGGTTTATTTCAAGTAAGCTTTGAGTTCTTTGAGCATAGTCATTAAATTCTTTATGTTGTAAAAGAAACAATATTCACAGTCATGATCACCATGAGCTAATACAATCTACTTCTGATATAATGCCAGGGCCGCCAGATATCCCTAATAAAACCTTTCCATAGGTTAAAGTAAGCTTGGagtatcatcaaacatattcatatttacattttgaatAGGCTCTCCGATATAAATTACTGAGTGAGCAAAGAGGCAATGAACGAAGTTACTTTATGAAAAACAGGTTTAATTAGTGAGAAAATAATATGTGATGTGTTGCGGGCCAGGCCATAAAGTGTTACAATAATAATACAGTTTAACCATTTGACTTTTTAGTTCCTCAATGTGCTTTATGTAGGCATGTCATGCCCCACATTCACAAAATACGAAATGCCGATAAACAAGTGTCGATATCGTGTTTTCTATGTGAATATTAAGTCTTACACTAAACAATCTTATTTCAGATGTCCACTCATAAGCAACGATATACTCCCCCGGGACGAATGGAAGAAGAATATCAAAACGTTTCTGTATGAGCAGCTTGAAGAAGAGAGGGGGCTTACCGCCTGTCTTATCATACAGTCCTGTAACAACAATAGGGAAAAGGTATGAGTCACAAATTATTAAGGGTTAGTAGAACAGAGGTTGCAATTTCGctaataatttataactttcACGTTTCCGAACAGTaacaatttgttactgtttggtAGGCCGAggagaccagaagaaacatttatgTACTAGTTGAAACTCGCTTTtacagttttgaaaaaaaaataattcgagCCCATTATACATATCCTAGGGCCTTGcaatcaagtatttttttaatttaatgaatataaaatacatatttattaaaaagctccactagaaaatattattttcatagcagtgatttgttttttaaagttacctattaattttgtttccaGATTGACACGTGTGTAGAAACACTGTGCAAGTACTTAGAGAACATTATAACACATCCCGAGGATGAGAAGTTTCAGAAAATTAGGATGAGCAATAGGTAAATAATCCTTATTCATTTCATATATGCTAGTTTGTTTGTTACTACGCTGTCTTAATCAGATAAAACAGCTGAACCGAAAAAGatgaaatttgaaataaatgttagAAATGACAGGATGGTGAACTAGAGACAGAAATAAGCGACATTTTATAATTGACATGTTGCCTATTTCTGTCATTCCCCTGGATCCCCTATTGTGTGTCCCATGTCGTCTGGGCCGTGcctgaaaccgcgggcgaaagcaaCTAGTACTTACTCAATAATTATGAAACTAACAATATTACAAATGTACATTGTTATAGTTaacggcacggataatgagctcttggcggaagagtggggatcgctttgcgcacagtacacttaaggcaataaaccaataaatcacttctgtgcaggtgaaggtcagggctcaatatccttgccgatgatatACTTcacgacaaaaagtttgacaGCTAACTatacaacataataaataattttcagagCATTCACAGAGCGCGTACAACCTATAGAAGGATCAATGGAGTTGCTGATAGCGGCCGGCTTCGAACAACAGAGAGTGACCAACGCAGACGGAGTGGAGGAGGACTTCCTAGTATTCCAGAAGGAAAATGTGCCTACCGTTGAGAGTTTGGTGgtgtgtgttatttttatatctgaTTTTATATTAGGAGGTTAAATGTAGACACGGATTGGTTGTAAGGTTAAGTTCTTGGTGTGGTCGGTTCGTGGATGAGTAGCCATATTGTTGTGACTGGTTCCTCATTCTTTGATCTGAGCActagtgttttatttacatggAACGACTATCTGATCTCATCAACCCAGTGACCATAAAACTCTAATCCTAAATGCGTTGTTAATaatagttgtcagactttctggcttctgactacccgtaaagattACCAAAAGTGCTCGAAAGACATCCAGGACTAAACAACCTTCCGAAATATGAAAGAAGTCGTACATAAAGGGACCCACCGCACAAAGCGGTTTGACCAATATCATCGATCAATCCTTACAGCTATTTATTCATATTCAAGAATCAATAAATTTGCTAAGaatttatatactttatttgCATTCCGCAATGTAcagtaaatattacaatatgGCTCAGAGCTATTTAGCCATGAGCTCCTAAATTAttcccgtcttaccacaaaaacttttaaacgcctgttgaacacttgtcaaaaaaaaatgacagattatgacgttgaaataaggtcccgTTTTGCAGCCATTGttattttagacaagtgttcaacagatgtttaagtttttgtagtaaggccattcaTGTTTACAGGTAATTTAAACCCAATATTTGTTCACAGAATCTAATAGAAGCGCTTCGCACAGCAGAACCGATACAATTAGAATTGGATAGGAACCTGCAAGTGTTGCTGCCTTCACAAGCGGCTAATAAGGTCCAACTGCCGCCCTCGTTCTATGCGTTATCCCCCGAGGAGATTAAGAGGGAACAACAGTTAAGGTAtgttgtaataataataattcagttATTTGAGACCTAGTCCAGATACATTCACATAAGAGATATTTCAATTTCGGCCCGAATAATCGAGAAAAATCCAAGGACccgaaaataattgtttttttttttaaaacatcatcctccgagcctttttcccaatcatgttgggttcggcttccagtctaaccggattcagctgagtaccagtgctttacaagaagcgactgcctatctgacctcctcaacccagttacccgggcaacccgataccccttggttagactggtgtcagacttactggcttctgactacccgtaacgactgccaaggatgttcaatgacagccgggacctacagtttaacgtgccatccgaaacacagatcGTATTTAAGCTATATCGGGTTCTTGTTATGTGTTACAATTTcaaatgtatgtttttgtgttttaacagccaaacaaattcaaattaaaggacaatgagcgttttggtctacctctcctctagcattaagtgtTACATCAATATAAAGCTTGAGTTAtgtagagtattttcttgtatggcggcgattgtcatttgttagtatttagggagttagaCCGTgcttagtgaaataataactatgtctaaaatctgctgtagcttctaaagtactgacaatttgttagaggtattttagtaagaaatgttctatttaaaaatgcCTTTCCAGTGAAATATAATTCATTACTAAAGAAGGAATCTAagaacttgaaactaactatcgataatataatctaaaataagctctaacttctaaagtactaagaattggtaagtagtatgttaatacaaaatgtaacgcttgaaaagacctttcaaatgatgtatgactcattactagagggggagtagaccaacatccaaacatttcgcccattgtcctttattggATCATTGAAAACTGTTTTAATTATTGTCCCCCATTTTTGCGTGTGGTGTACAAAGAGTGGGTCGGGGCtccatacataaaaaaaacaaaagtcatttattcaaaaagaATTTGAGACATCTCCTTTAAAACTCCACATTTACCAAACTATTcaaatttttatattgtttcctTATTCACAGAACTGAAGCCATAGAAAGGAGTCAGATGCTTAGAACTAAGGCTATGAGAGAGAAGGATGAGATCAGAGAGATGCGCAAATACAAGTTCGCTATCATCAGGGTACGCTTCCCCGATGGGATTCTGTTGCAGGTAAACTATATAATTATAGACTATTATTAACTTTATGAAAAGCGTAGAAGAAATATTGGGCAAGCGCACGCACGGGAtagatgcaaaaataaataaaaaatacattaaaaggAGATAGTATGTTGGTCGTAAaatacatatctatactaatattataaagaggaaaactttgtttgtttgtttggttgtaatgaataggctcaaaaactactggacagtttttgaaaattctttcaccattcgaaagctacattatccacgagtaacataggctatattttatcccggtacgggcagtagttaccacgggacgcgggtgaaaccgcggaaaaacggctagtaattcaTAAATTAAGAAATGTAACTAGAGATTTTATGtagaaaagtaaatattaagaTTTGATATTTTCTTATATGAATACATATAAgtcattcatttttatttagttacttaaatatattgtgtattttcatcagcctgtcgttattaatttagatttaagttaaaattttaaattattttctacttCCAATTTTCAGGGAACATTCTCAGTGTACGAACGTTACACGGAGATACACGAGTTCGTCCGAGAGAACCTCGAACACGACCTACCCTTCGTGCTCAACACTCCCACAGGTCATAAGCTAATACCCGACGAAGACGCAAATAAGACCCTTATTGACCTACGAATCGTACCAGCCACAATACTCACTTTCGCTTGGCACTCTTCTGTCGCCGAACAAATACACAACAGCCCGAATAAAGATGTCTTTTTGAAGCCAGAAGTCATGGTTTTGGTGCAAGAAGTGTAAGGTATATTGTTATTGATGATCCAAGGCTTTGGGACAAAATGGCCCCTTTGGTCGTCACAGATTGGGTAACTAACGGAGATCTCAAATGTATGAATCGAAACAAACTTTAAAAATGTGTAACTATGAAATTACTAActttttaatctttattaaCTGCTGGGCCATTTTGTACTAGAGCCTTTTTGTTGTATGCAAAGAGTTTAAGTACCCCTAATAAAACGACTGTTGACTTATTGATGTTTAAAACTTGTAGTTCTACGGCAGACTATTTGGCTTAAAGTCAATGTTGAGAGTAATTAACAAATGAATTATCGGTGTTacaaaagtagttttttttgtctttataaACATATTCGGTGCTCAAAAAGTAACTTTCTGGTCAATTTACAATCATCATTTCATTTAGGCAAATGTATACAATATCTTATTCTGCCATGGTATGTGCTTAGACATAGGTGCTCTCTTTCAGTcagatacataatttattttggcaATTTATTCAAATGGATGGACAAAGCTTATGGAAATCGaactaaaattacaaataccACTAACCTATACAACCAATGTGGGCCGTCGGATTCTTGTCTAGCTAATACTTCATTTGTTAATTACTCCATGTCACAAGCCATAGAACTATGGAGTAGGTCCACTTCTGTATGAAGCATTATATCCTAGATTCGAGTTAGTGAGAGTATTGGTAATGTACATTGCATTTGCATCATTAGTTCTATATGATAACATGCTGacttttgagaaaaaaataatttgaatgatTAAATTTTTTAAGCAACTACATACTGCAAAAATACAGAAATACAGTTTTAGTACATTATTCTTTAAAAGTCAGTATGTATATCAGATTATGTCGCACTATATCCAGACATATTCTTGAAAAAAGCCTGATTCGATGTGAAACTTGTGATAAGCGAACTGAAAGTtgcatatttatgtatgtgtatgtaattgaaaattatttaaataaatgtattgtaaaTTATGGAATatgtttagatattttatttaggtgTTCACCTTTAGATTTAATTGtgctaaaa
This genomic window from Helicoverpa zea isolate HzStark_Cry1AcR chromosome 24, ilHelZeax1.1, whole genome shotgun sequence contains:
- the LOC124642331 gene encoding UBX domain-containing protein 6; its protein translation is MADRIKKFFQKKKVDAKFKMAGPGHKLSESTLSSQSSNVSKKDAPVKRSGLSEESKVAAEAALQRLQSKRENPSFNTSLAAIQAQVKKELENERANEAAAASASKAPPSEQPRRETVEDLPRNYAASGVYFKCPLISNDILPRDEWKKNIKTFLYEQLEEERGLTACLIIQSCNNNREKIDTCVETLCKYLENIITHPEDEKFQKIRMSNRAFTERVQPIEGSMELLIAAGFEQQRVTNADGVEEDFLVFQKENVPTVESLVNLIEALRTAEPIQLELDRNLQVLLPSQAANKVQLPPSFYALSPEEIKREQQLRTEAIERSQMLRTKAMREKDEIREMRKYKFAIIRVRFPDGILLQGTFSVYERYTEIHEFVRENLEHDLPFVLNTPTGHKLIPDEDANKTLIDLRIVPATILTFAWHSSVAEQIHNSPNKDVFLKPEVMVLVQEV